One window from the genome of Pyxidicoccus xibeiensis encodes:
- a CDS encoding PIG-L family deacetylase, with product MSLGFGSSAMAQAPRQPHAGEVAAGLRRLGVTGSVLYVAAHPDDENTRFLAWLVGERGLRAGYLSLTRGDGGQNLIGTEQDELLGLIRTYELLAARRVDGAEQLFTRARDFGYTKSADEALKIWGHDEVLADVVLAIRRFRPDVIVTRFSTNPPNHGHHTASALLAAEAFVAAADPKRFPEQLPEVKPWKADRLLHNVSTWNLKPDADMSGYLKVDVGGYDPLLGRSWGEVSAESRSQHKSQGFGVPAERGPLLEYFSPLAGTRPKADVFEGLDLTWKRWSGTEAVARAVDEAVKGFDVRAPHRSVPALVRVHEALSALPEDHPWKAYKLRETEALLAACAGLFLEARAAEPTAVPGTQVELNLTALNRSPAGLRLVSVTLPGGEAVATNTALAGHAPFKLSRKVKLPDDATISTPYWLRKPVMGGLFTLEGADRALTGQPEGGPALAVTFVYEASGRRISVTRPVVYVWTDPVRGELYRALEIVPAVTATLARDVLMFPNGASQSVSVVLAAGRGEASGKARLEVPQGWRVEPAEVPFQLAARGDERTVLFSVTPPKGATAKGRLRAIVESGGRTESWRLRTVSYEHIPPQAVRQPSEASLVPFALATKVKRIGYIPGPGDRVAESLAAVGYEVTVLPEERLAGEKLERFEAILVGVRAFNANPRLAVHRERLLKYVEGGGRLVVQYNTNSRVGPLTTFVGPHPLEIGRERVTDETAAMTPVTPNDPLLRAPNALTAADFEGWVQERGLYFASKWDERYRPVFAMSDPGEAPLQGSLLVTRHGKGTFAYTGLAFFRQLPAGVPGAYRLLANVLAQ from the coding sequence ATGAGCCTCGGATTCGGGTCGTCGGCAATGGCGCAAGCTCCCCGGCAACCCCATGCAGGTGAAGTCGCGGCGGGCCTGCGGCGGCTCGGGGTGACGGGCAGCGTCCTCTACGTGGCGGCCCACCCCGACGACGAGAACACGCGCTTCCTGGCGTGGCTGGTGGGGGAGCGCGGCCTGCGCGCCGGCTACCTCTCCCTCACGCGCGGCGACGGCGGGCAGAACCTCATCGGCACCGAGCAGGACGAGCTGCTCGGGCTCATCCGCACGTACGAGCTGCTCGCGGCACGGCGCGTGGACGGCGCCGAGCAGCTCTTCACGCGCGCGCGGGACTTCGGCTACACGAAGAGCGCGGACGAGGCGCTGAAGATTTGGGGCCATGACGAGGTGCTGGCGGACGTCGTGCTCGCCATCCGCCGCTTCCGGCCGGACGTCATCGTCACGCGCTTCTCCACGAATCCGCCCAACCATGGCCACCACACCGCGTCCGCGCTGCTCGCGGCGGAGGCCTTCGTCGCCGCGGCCGACCCGAAGCGCTTCCCCGAGCAGCTCCCCGAGGTGAAGCCGTGGAAGGCGGACCGGCTGCTGCACAACGTCTCCACCTGGAACCTGAAGCCCGACGCGGACATGTCCGGCTACCTGAAGGTGGACGTGGGCGGCTACGACCCGCTGCTCGGGCGCTCCTGGGGTGAGGTCTCGGCGGAGAGCCGCAGCCAGCACAAGAGCCAGGGCTTCGGTGTGCCGGCCGAGCGCGGGCCGCTGCTGGAGTACTTCTCGCCGCTGGCCGGGACGCGCCCGAAGGCCGACGTGTTCGAGGGGCTGGACCTCACGTGGAAGCGCTGGAGCGGCACCGAGGCCGTGGCCCGCGCGGTGGACGAGGCGGTGAAGGGCTTCGACGTCCGCGCGCCCCACCGCAGCGTCCCCGCGCTGGTCCGCGTCCACGAGGCGCTGTCCGCGCTGCCCGAGGACCACCCGTGGAAGGCCTACAAGCTGCGTGAGACGGAGGCGCTGCTGGCCGCGTGCGCGGGCCTGTTCCTGGAGGCCCGTGCGGCCGAGCCCACGGCGGTGCCGGGCACGCAGGTGGAGCTGAACCTGACGGCGCTGAACCGCTCGCCCGCCGGGCTCCGGCTGGTGAGCGTGACGCTGCCGGGCGGTGAGGCGGTGGCCACCAACACCGCGCTGGCCGGCCATGCGCCCTTCAAGCTGTCGCGGAAGGTGAAGCTCCCGGACGATGCGACCATCTCCACGCCGTACTGGCTGCGCAAGCCCGTCATGGGCGGCCTCTTCACCCTGGAGGGCGCGGACCGCGCGCTCACCGGCCAGCCCGAGGGCGGGCCCGCGCTGGCGGTGACCTTCGTCTACGAGGCGAGCGGCCGGCGCATCAGCGTGACGCGGCCGGTGGTCTACGTGTGGACGGACCCGGTGCGCGGGGAGCTGTACCGCGCGCTCGAAATCGTCCCCGCCGTCACCGCGACGCTCGCGCGGGACGTGCTCATGTTCCCCAATGGCGCCTCCCAGTCCGTCTCCGTGGTGCTGGCGGCGGGCAGGGGTGAGGCCTCGGGCAAGGCCCGGCTGGAGGTGCCGCAGGGCTGGCGCGTGGAGCCCGCGGAGGTTCCGTTCCAGCTCGCCGCGCGCGGGGACGAGCGCACCGTGCTCTTCTCGGTGACGCCTCCGAAGGGCGCCACGGCGAAGGGGCGGCTGCGCGCCATCGTCGAGAGCGGCGGCCGCACCGAGTCGTGGCGCCTCCGCACGGTGTCGTACGAGCACATCCCTCCGCAGGCGGTGCGGCAGCCGTCGGAGGCGTCGCTGGTGCCGTTCGCGCTGGCCACGAAGGTGAAGCGCATCGGCTACATCCCCGGGCCGGGAGACCGCGTGGCGGAGAGCCTGGCGGCGGTGGGGTACGAGGTGACGGTGCTGCCCGAGGAGCGGCTGGCCGGCGAGAAGCTGGAGCGCTTCGAGGCCATCCTCGTGGGCGTGCGCGCCTTCAACGCCAACCCGCGCCTCGCCGTGCACCGCGAGCGGCTGCTGAAGTACGTGGAGGGGGGAGGGCGACTGGTGGTGCAGTACAACACCAATAGCCGCGTGGGCCCGCTCACCACCTTCGTCGGCCCGCACCCGCTGGAGATTGGCCGGGAGCGCGTCACGGACGAGACGGCGGCCATGACGCCCGTCACGCCGAACGACCCGCTGCTGCGTGCGCCCAACGCGCTGACGGCCGCCGACTTCGAGGGCTGGGTCCAGGAGCGTGGCCTCTACTTCGCCTCCAAGTGGGACGAGCGCTACCGCCCGGTGTTCGCGATGAGCGACCCCGGTGAGGCGCCGCTGCAGGGCTCGCTCCTGGTCACCCGTCACGGAAAAGGCACTTTTGCCTATACGGGGCTGGCCTTCTTCCGTCAGCTCCCCGCCGGTGTACCCGGCGCCTACCGCCTCCTGGCGAACGTCCTCGCACAATGA
- the bshC gene encoding bacillithiol biosynthesis cysteine-adding enzyme BshC: MTQPARGIRGVRACCFPCRAPTDLLSPAPVTSSFSAAWLRGDARALSFLPDRCRRPTSRAEAVAAAASRSVPPALLDVLAARNARLAPSPARERNLELLSRPGTVAVVTGQQMGLFLGPLFTLYKAAAAITNARAITQETGRPCVPIFWLQTEDHDLPEIDHCHLPRSSGGPLRVALDLPDAAASRAPIAHRCLGPSITAALTTLRAELGAEPHAEEFLSLLERAYRPDATLAEAFAEVLSTLFAEEGLVFLDPRDPRLAALTAPVHHRSIEEAAAISTALASRADALASAGFAVQVHIRPGSPLGFYSPDGAEGARYRLDPAGPDTWSLVGHPDGRSVTTAELLGWLEREPLRFTTSALLRPLLQDTWLPTAAYVGGPGELAYFAQLEPLYAHAGLPMPLVVPRARFRVLDDRARRWLGKLGLTADELSTPREELLTRLAARDATQALEAPEALEARLFGALASELDRLEDPLLALDANLKDALQRTRGTVRVAVSRLTGRYARALARRDGTTAERVDRLRTFLTPNDEPQERVLGLPYYASRIGMRAFTKQVLDACVPFSGALQDLTP, from the coding sequence ATGACGCAGCCAGCCAGGGGAATACGGGGGGTGCGGGCATGTTGCTTCCCGTGCCGTGCTCCCACCGACCTGTTATCACCCGCCCCCGTGACGTCCTCGTTCTCTGCCGCGTGGCTCCGCGGAGATGCGCGCGCGCTCTCCTTCCTCCCCGACCGCTGTCGTCGGCCCACCTCTCGTGCCGAGGCCGTGGCGGCCGCCGCGTCACGCTCCGTGCCTCCCGCGCTGCTCGACGTACTCGCGGCCCGTAACGCGCGCCTCGCCCCCAGCCCCGCCCGCGAGCGCAACCTGGAGCTGCTCTCCCGCCCGGGCACCGTGGCGGTGGTGACGGGGCAGCAGATGGGCCTCTTCCTCGGCCCGCTCTTCACGCTCTACAAGGCCGCGGCCGCCATCACCAATGCCCGCGCCATCACCCAGGAGACGGGCCGCCCCTGTGTCCCCATCTTCTGGCTCCAGACGGAGGACCACGACCTCCCGGAGATAGACCACTGTCACCTCCCGCGCTCCAGCGGCGGTCCCCTGCGCGTGGCGCTGGACCTGCCCGACGCGGCCGCTTCACGCGCCCCCATCGCCCACCGCTGCCTGGGCCCCAGCATCACCGCGGCGCTGACCACCCTGCGCGCCGAGCTGGGCGCCGAGCCCCACGCGGAAGAGTTCCTGTCGCTGCTGGAGCGCGCCTACCGCCCCGACGCCACGCTCGCGGAGGCCTTCGCCGAGGTGCTCTCGACGCTCTTCGCGGAAGAGGGGCTCGTCTTCCTCGACCCGAGAGACCCGCGCCTGGCGGCGCTCACCGCGCCAGTGCACCACCGCTCCATCGAAGAGGCCGCGGCCATCTCCACCGCGCTCGCCTCCCGGGCCGACGCGCTCGCCAGCGCAGGCTTCGCGGTCCAGGTCCACATCCGTCCCGGCTCGCCGCTCGGGTTCTACTCGCCGGACGGGGCCGAGGGAGCGCGCTACCGGCTGGACCCCGCGGGGCCGGACACCTGGAGCCTCGTGGGCCATCCGGACGGGAGGTCCGTCACCACGGCCGAGCTGCTGGGCTGGCTGGAGCGGGAGCCGCTGCGCTTCACCACCTCCGCCCTGCTGCGTCCGCTCCTCCAGGACACGTGGCTGCCCACGGCGGCGTATGTCGGCGGCCCTGGAGAGCTGGCCTACTTCGCGCAGCTCGAGCCGCTCTATGCGCACGCGGGCCTGCCGATGCCGCTCGTCGTGCCGCGCGCCCGCTTCCGCGTGCTCGATGACCGCGCCCGCCGCTGGCTCGGCAAGCTGGGCCTCACCGCTGACGAGCTGAGCACGCCCCGCGAGGAGCTGCTCACCCGGCTGGCAGCGCGTGACGCCACCCAGGCGCTCGAAGCCCCCGAGGCCCTGGAGGCCCGCCTCTTCGGTGCGCTGGCCTCCGAGCTCGACCGCCTCGAGGACCCGCTGCTCGCGTTGGACGCGAACCTGAAGGATGCGCTCCAGCGCACGCGGGGCACCGTCCGCGTCGCCGTGTCCCGCCTCACGGGCAGGTATGCGCGCGCGCTCGCCCGGCGTGACGGCACCACGGCCGAGCGGGTGGACCGCCTGCGCACGTTCCTCACCCCGAATGACGAGCCCCAGGAGCGCGTCCTCGGCCTGCCGTACTACGCGAGCCGCATCGGCATGCGCGCCTTCACGAAGCAGGTGCTCGACGCCTGCGTGCCCTTCTCCGGCGCCCTTCAGGACCTGACGCCATGA
- the bshB1 gene encoding bacillithiol biosynthesis deacetylase BshB1 yields the protein MSGSVTAYGLDALAFGPHPDDVELFCGGLLAKLAGQGYRTGIVDLTRGEKSSRGTPETRAQETEAASRALGLTHRENLGLPDGWVSPWAGFEAPEPERAHTSAVARVVEVLRRLRPELVVVPWEEERHPDHEAASALVTRALFFAGVRKFEAEPASAPFTPRQVLYYPLRHLAEPSFVVDVSTVYERKRAAVHCYASQVQPRPDAPPTLVGSPLSLSSLEARDAFYGAQIGVPHGEPYVVRETLGLADPVEHFRRNSFARPLFFPQRR from the coding sequence ATGAGCGGGTCCGTCACGGCCTACGGCCTGGACGCCCTCGCCTTCGGCCCGCACCCCGACGACGTGGAGCTGTTCTGCGGCGGCCTGCTCGCGAAGCTCGCGGGCCAGGGCTACCGCACCGGCATCGTCGACCTGACGCGCGGCGAGAAGAGCTCGCGGGGCACCCCGGAGACTCGCGCCCAGGAGACGGAAGCCGCCTCCCGCGCGCTGGGCCTGACCCACCGGGAGAACCTGGGCCTGCCTGACGGCTGGGTCAGCCCCTGGGCAGGCTTCGAAGCGCCCGAGCCCGAGCGTGCCCACACCTCCGCCGTGGCTCGCGTGGTGGAGGTCCTCCGCCGCCTGCGCCCGGAGCTCGTCGTCGTCCCCTGGGAGGAGGAGCGCCACCCGGACCACGAGGCCGCCAGCGCCCTGGTGACGCGCGCGCTCTTCTTCGCGGGGGTGCGCAAGTTCGAGGCGGAGCCCGCCAGCGCGCCCTTCACGCCACGGCAGGTGCTCTACTACCCGCTGCGCCATCTGGCCGAGCCGAGCTTCGTCGTGGACGTGTCGACCGTGTACGAGCGCAAGCGGGCGGCGGTGCACTGCTACGCGAGCCAGGTGCAGCCCCGGCCGGATGCGCCGCCCACGCTGGTGGGCTCTCCACTGTCCCTGTCCTCCCTGGAAGCCCGTGACGCCTTCTACGGCGCCCAGATTGGCGTCCCCCACGGCGAGCCCTACGTCGTCCGCGAGACGCTGGGCCTGGCGGACCCGGTGGAGCACTTCCGGCGGAATAGCTTCGCGCGACCCCTGTTCTTCCCCCAACGCCGATGA
- the bshA gene encoding N-acetyl-alpha-D-glucosaminyl L-malate synthase BshA, which translates to MTDSLNVAITCFPTFGGSGMVATEIGLAMADRGHRVHFIARDLPVRLHGTTRKVFFHEVAESDYPALQHSSTYPIALASKMIEVANYERLDVLHVHYAVPHATAAWMAREVLGDKAPRIVTTLHGTDTTLVGIDPSYLPITRFSILRSDAVTTPSDFLRRATWKGFDIPESVPIDVIFNFVDTQRYAPVRDRACLSTLFPDLREPEPVLIHVSNFRPVKRIADVVSIFTEVHRRRPCRLVMIGDGPERALAERRLRALELEDRVAFLGKQDRFEELLAAADVFLLPSEQESFGLAALEALSCGIPVVASNIGGIPELVTAGETGFLAPVGDIQAMAGHVLTLVQDPARWKAFSQRARQHVLEHFQLGPAIDRYEALYRRLAGAPRR; encoded by the coding sequence ATGACCGACTCACTCAACGTGGCCATCACCTGCTTTCCCACCTTCGGAGGCAGCGGCATGGTCGCCACCGAGATCGGGCTGGCCATGGCGGACCGCGGGCACCGCGTCCACTTCATCGCCAGGGACCTGCCAGTGCGCCTGCATGGCACCACCCGCAAGGTCTTCTTCCACGAGGTGGCGGAGAGCGACTACCCGGCGCTCCAGCACTCCAGCACCTACCCCATCGCGCTGGCCTCCAAGATGATTGAGGTGGCCAACTACGAGCGCCTGGACGTGCTGCACGTCCACTACGCGGTGCCTCACGCCACGGCGGCGTGGATGGCGCGCGAGGTGCTGGGGGACAAGGCGCCGCGCATCGTCACGACGCTGCACGGCACGGACACCACGCTGGTGGGCATCGACCCCAGCTACCTGCCGATTACCCGCTTCTCCATCCTGCGCAGCGACGCGGTGACGACGCCCTCGGACTTCCTCCGCCGTGCCACCTGGAAGGGCTTCGACATCCCCGAGAGCGTCCCCATCGACGTCATCTTCAACTTCGTGGACACCCAGCGCTACGCGCCCGTGAGAGACCGCGCGTGCCTGAGCACGCTCTTCCCGGACCTGCGCGAGCCGGAGCCGGTGCTCATCCACGTCTCCAACTTCCGGCCGGTGAAGCGCATCGCCGACGTGGTGAGCATCTTCACGGAGGTCCACCGCCGGCGCCCCTGCCGGCTGGTGATGATTGGGGACGGCCCCGAGCGCGCGCTCGCCGAGCGCAGGCTCCGCGCGCTGGAGCTGGAGGACCGCGTCGCATTCCTGGGCAAGCAGGACCGCTTCGAGGAGCTGCTCGCGGCGGCGGACGTCTTCCTCCTCCCCAGCGAGCAGGAGAGCTTCGGCCTCGCCGCGCTGGAGGCGCTCAGCTGCGGCATCCCCGTGGTGGCGAGCAACATCGGCGGAATCCCGGAGCTCGTCACGGCCGGCGAGACGGGCTTCCTCGCGCCGGTGGGCGACATCCAGGCCATGGCCGGGCACGTGCTCACCCTGGTCCAGGACCCGGCTCGCTGGAAGGCCTTCTCCCAGCGGGCGCGCCAGCACGTGCTGGAGCACTTCCAGCTCGGCCCGGCCATCGACCGCTACGAGGCGCTCTACCGGCGGCTCGCGGGAGCCCCCCGACGCTGA
- a CDS encoding DUF2911 domain-containing protein → MKNAALGCLLSALVALVATPAAAQLELPAPSPAAKVSQEVGVTEISIDYSSPGVKGRKVWGDVVPWDKAWRTGANAATKITFSRDVTFGGKAVPAGTYTIVSMPSQKGWKVMLNKDLTLWSGGNPYDAKQDVASVAATTAEVPNRERLTFLFSNTTDDSTSLDLEWEKLRVSVPIKVDTAAHAKANIAAAQNSTASMQMAAARYIADSTKDYATALKHADASVAIQSNWFNNWIRADILARMGNYAEARKSAQIAWDLGNKDKNFFFRDQVSKALADWKNK, encoded by the coding sequence ATGAAGAACGCTGCCCTCGGATGTCTGCTTTCCGCGCTCGTGGCCCTCGTGGCCACGCCCGCCGCCGCCCAGCTGGAGCTGCCGGCCCCCAGCCCCGCCGCCAAGGTCTCCCAGGAGGTGGGTGTCACCGAGATTTCCATCGACTACTCCAGCCCCGGCGTGAAGGGCCGGAAGGTCTGGGGCGACGTGGTGCCCTGGGACAAGGCGTGGCGCACCGGCGCCAACGCGGCCACCAAGATTACCTTCAGCCGCGACGTCACCTTCGGTGGCAAGGCCGTGCCCGCCGGCACGTACACCATCGTCAGCATGCCCTCCCAGAAGGGGTGGAAGGTCATGCTGAACAAGGACCTGACCCTGTGGTCGGGTGGCAACCCCTATGACGCGAAGCAGGACGTCGCCAGCGTCGCCGCCACCACCGCCGAGGTCCCCAACCGCGAGCGCCTGACGTTCCTCTTCTCCAACACCACCGATGACTCGACGTCGCTGGACCTGGAGTGGGAGAAGCTGCGCGTCTCCGTGCCCATCAAGGTGGACACCGCCGCGCACGCCAAGGCGAACATCGCCGCGGCGCAGAACAGCACCGCGAGCATGCAGATGGCCGCGGCCCGCTACATCGCGGACTCGACCAAGGACTACGCCACCGCGCTGAAGCACGCGGACGCGTCCGTCGCCATCCAGTCCAACTGGTTCAACAACTGGATTCGCGCCGACATCCTGGCGCGCATGGGCAACTACGCCGAGGCCCGCAAGTCCGCGCAGATTGCCTGGGACCTGGGCAACAAGGACAAGAACTTCTTCTTCCGCGACCAGGTCTCCAAGGCCCTGGCCGACTGGAAGAACAAGTAG
- a CDS encoding AAA family ATPase, with amino-acid sequence MKLTRLVVHHYRSVVPGTELVFSPSLNWVLGENGTGRTTLLELLATVVGSDFSSLIHESFALEYDLTLPGMKLHVFVRNEASLPTAEPGGPPRKGSELLPLRTPQPAGSGLHPRIEVDLWLTAPAAHVMMRADEQGIDCKVDGEPAWSRTMHWSLLDRSVWTLLFMTAQYIDRDMKERLKELLRRTFLLAPQRFDEALGMFERLGAIRYAMEVRDGEVFPLGLMALPTWMPGWLREQVEREAPPDVLELRHDAMERSFLARFVALAGFTAGTFRVEVQEKRSFENGGRVGFGGFGFHFTRRDGRSQSHAELGFGQKRLLSFLYYLDVNEDFAIADELANGLHPRWVEACMRELGPRQVFLTTQNPLPFEHAVFSSEEELRASLVLCGVTLREGQERITWANPSWAATGTLFDAHRMGARPLGALLREQGLW; translated from the coding sequence ATGAAGCTCACGCGGCTCGTCGTCCACCACTACCGCAGCGTCGTACCGGGCACCGAGCTCGTGTTCAGCCCATCGCTCAACTGGGTGCTGGGGGAGAACGGCACCGGGAGGACGACGCTGCTGGAGCTGCTCGCCACGGTGGTGGGCTCGGACTTCTCCAGCCTCATCCACGAGTCCTTCGCCCTGGAGTACGACCTGACGCTCCCGGGGATGAAGCTCCACGTCTTCGTCCGGAACGAAGCGTCCCTCCCCACGGCCGAGCCCGGGGGCCCGCCGCGAAAGGGCTCGGAGCTGCTGCCCCTGCGCACGCCGCAGCCGGCCGGGTCGGGGCTCCACCCCCGCATCGAGGTGGACCTGTGGCTCACGGCTCCCGCCGCCCACGTGATGATGCGGGCCGACGAGCAGGGCATCGACTGCAAGGTGGATGGAGAGCCCGCCTGGTCGCGGACCATGCACTGGTCGCTGCTGGACCGCTCGGTGTGGACGCTGCTGTTCATGACGGCGCAGTACATCGACCGCGACATGAAGGAGCGGCTCAAGGAGCTGCTGCGCCGGACGTTCCTGCTGGCGCCCCAGCGCTTCGACGAGGCGCTCGGGATGTTCGAGCGGCTGGGCGCCATCCGGTACGCCATGGAGGTGCGGGACGGTGAGGTCTTCCCGCTCGGGCTGATGGCGCTGCCCACGTGGATGCCGGGCTGGCTGCGCGAGCAGGTGGAGCGGGAAGCGCCGCCGGACGTGCTGGAGCTGCGTCACGACGCCATGGAGCGCAGCTTCCTGGCGCGCTTCGTGGCGCTCGCGGGCTTCACGGCGGGGACGTTCCGAGTGGAGGTGCAGGAGAAGCGCTCGTTCGAGAATGGCGGGCGTGTGGGCTTCGGCGGCTTCGGCTTCCACTTCACGCGGCGGGACGGCCGGAGCCAGTCGCACGCGGAGCTGGGCTTCGGGCAGAAGCGGCTGCTGTCGTTCCTGTACTACCTGGACGTGAATGAGGACTTCGCCATCGCGGACGAGCTAGCCAACGGCCTGCATCCGCGCTGGGTGGAGGCCTGCATGCGCGAGCTGGGCCCGAGGCAGGTGTTCCTCACCACCCAGAACCCGCTCCCCTTCGAGCACGCGGTGTTCTCGTCGGAAGAGGAGCTGCGGGCCTCGCTCGTCCTGTGCGGCGTGACGCTTCGGGAAGGACAGGAGCGCATCACCTGGGCCAATCCCTCCTGGGCGGCCACGGGGACGCTCTTCGACGCGCACCGGATGGGGGCGCGCCCGCTGGGAGCCCTGCTGCGTGAGCAGGGCCTGTGGTGA
- a CDS encoding alpha/beta fold hydrolase: MSPVDRSRTLPTVPPSTQARTSATALKNPLGAVVDAAKQGLADLPRFVKMGKDVFEASHLSELKRLFGGDAKPARMSDGKLVGAKGQSFPPGTPLSNIPGVMPTDNPSPSKTLLYVNGIMTPMAGQLSEMQAIANSADARVVGIHNATQGLTADLAQCVGDKLDKGSNPAVDTLADTIYDELKAGREVHLMGYSQGGLITARALQDVQNRLRIEDGMSQAQVEKLMGKLDVETFGAASTRYPDGPNYVHYVNNADPVPTLTGLGGSVDPLSFLKDAGKGAVVHRFTDGNLNPISNHMLDTLYLKHRVDFDEARAGRF, translated from the coding sequence ATGAGCCCCGTCGACCGCAGCCGCACCCTCCCCACCGTGCCGCCCTCGACGCAGGCGCGGACCTCCGCGACGGCGCTGAAGAACCCCCTTGGCGCGGTGGTGGACGCCGCGAAGCAGGGGCTGGCCGACCTCCCCCGCTTCGTGAAGATGGGGAAGGATGTCTTCGAGGCCTCCCACCTCAGCGAGCTGAAGCGCCTCTTCGGGGGCGACGCGAAGCCGGCCCGGATGAGCGACGGGAAGCTCGTGGGCGCCAAGGGCCAGTCCTTCCCGCCGGGCACGCCGCTGAGCAACATCCCGGGCGTCATGCCGACGGACAACCCGAGCCCGTCGAAGACCCTCCTCTACGTCAACGGCATCATGACGCCCATGGCCGGGCAGCTCAGTGAGATGCAGGCCATCGCCAACAGCGCGGATGCGCGCGTCGTCGGCATCCACAACGCCACCCAGGGACTGACGGCCGACCTGGCCCAGTGCGTGGGCGACAAGCTGGACAAGGGCAGCAACCCAGCCGTGGATACGCTGGCGGACACCATCTACGACGAGCTCAAGGCCGGGCGCGAAGTCCACCTCATGGGCTACAGCCAGGGCGGCCTCATCACCGCGCGGGCCCTGCAGGACGTGCAGAACCGGCTGCGCATCGAAGATGGGATGTCCCAGGCGCAGGTCGAGAAGCTGATGGGCAAGCTCGACGTGGAGACCTTCGGCGCCGCGTCCACGCGCTACCCGGACGGGCCCAACTACGTCCACTACGTCAACAACGCGGACCCCGTGCCCACCCTCACGGGCCTGGGCGGCAGCGTGGACCCGCTGTCCTTCCTCAAGGACGCCGGCAAGGGCGCCGTGGTGCACCGCTTCACCGACGGCAATCTCAACCCCATCAGCAACCACATGCTGGACACCCTGTACCTCAAGCACCGCGTCGACTTCGACGAGGCGCGGGCCGGACGCTTCTAG